The following proteins come from a genomic window of Pseudomonas putida:
- a CDS encoding glycerate kinase type-2 family protein has protein sequence MSVDPQKLLRDLFDTAIAAAHPRQVLEPYLPADRSGRVIVIGAGKAAAAMAEVVEKSWQGEVSGLVVTRYGHGANCQKIEVVEAAHPVPDAAGLAVAKRVLELVSNLNEDDRVIFLLSGGGSALLALPAEGLTLADKQQINKALLKSGATIGEMNCVRKHLSAIKGGRLAKACWPATVYTYAISDVPGDLATVIASGPTVADPSTSADALAILKRYNIEAPKAVIDWLNNPASETVKADDPALARSHFQLIAKPQQSLEAAAVQARQAGFSPLILGDLEGESREVAKVHAGITRQIVQHGQPLKAPCVILSGGETTVTVRGNGRGGRNAEFLLSLTESLKGLPGVYALAGDTDGIDGSEENAGAYMTPDSFARAEALGLSASDELDNNNGYGYFAALDALIVTEPTRTNVNDFRAILILETAQS, from the coding sequence ATGTCGGTCGATCCGCAAAAACTTCTCCGCGACCTGTTCGACACAGCCATCGCTGCCGCCCACCCCCGTCAAGTCCTCGAACCCTACCTGCCCGCCGACCGTAGCGGCCGGGTCATCGTCATCGGCGCCGGCAAAGCCGCAGCGGCCATGGCCGAAGTGGTCGAGAAGAGCTGGCAGGGTGAAGTGTCCGGGCTGGTGGTCACACGTTACGGTCATGGCGCCAACTGCCAGAAGATCGAAGTGGTCGAAGCCGCCCACCCGGTCCCCGACGCCGCTGGTCTGGCCGTGGCCAAACGTGTGCTGGAACTGGTCAGCAACCTGAACGAAGACGACCGCGTCATCTTCCTGCTCTCCGGTGGTGGTTCGGCCCTGCTGGCGCTGCCAGCCGAAGGCCTGACCCTGGCCGACAAGCAACAGATCAACAAGGCACTGCTCAAGTCCGGCGCTACCATCGGCGAGATGAACTGTGTGCGCAAGCACCTCTCGGCGATCAAGGGCGGCCGCCTGGCCAAAGCCTGCTGGCCCGCCACTGTCTACACCTATGCCATTTCCGATGTGCCCGGCGATCTGGCTACGGTCATCGCCTCCGGCCCCACCGTGGCCGACCCGAGCACCTCGGCCGATGCCCTGGCGATCCTCAAGCGCTACAACATCGAAGCGCCCAAGGCCGTCATCGACTGGCTCAACAACCCCGCCTCAGAAACCGTCAAGGCCGATGACCCGGCCCTGGCCCGCAGCCACTTCCAGCTGATAGCCAAGCCCCAGCAATCGCTTGAAGCCGCTGCAGTGCAAGCCCGCCAGGCCGGCTTCAGCCCGCTGATCCTCGGCGACCTAGAGGGTGAATCGCGCGAAGTGGCCAAGGTGCATGCCGGTATCACCCGGCAGATCGTCCAGCACGGGCAGCCGCTGAAGGCGCCTTGCGTGATCCTTTCTGGCGGCGAAACCACTGTCACCGTACGCGGCAATGGCCGTGGCGGGCGCAATGCGGAGTTTTTGCTCAGCCTCACCGAAAGCCTCAAGGGCCTGCCGGGCGTGTACGCCCTGGCTGGTGATACCGATGGCATCGATGGCTCGGAAGAAAACGCCGGCGCCTACATGACGCCAGACAGCTTTGCCCGCGCCGAGGCACTGGGCCTGTCGGCCAGTGACGAGCTGGACAACAACAACGGCTACGGCTATTTCGCCGCACTCGATGCGCTGATCGTCACTGAACCGACCCGCACCAACGTCAACGACTTCCGCGCCATCCTGATCCTTGAGACTGCACAATCATGA
- the pyk gene encoding pyruvate kinase, with protein MTPDKKVKILATLGPAINGIDDIRQLVEAGVNIFRLNFSHGEHADHALRYQWIREVEQQLNYPLGILMDLQGPKLRVGRFAEGKVQLQRGQALRLDLDKTPGDSRRVNLPHPEIIAALEPGMDLLLDDGKLRLRVTAKHNDAIDTEVLNGGELSDRKGVNVPQAVLDLSPLTEKDRRDLAFGLELGVDWVALSFVQRPEDIVEARQLIGDRAYLMAKIEKPSAVEQLQAIAELADAIMVARGDLGVEVPAESVPQIQKRIIGTCRQLGKPVVVATQMLESMRFSPAPTRAEVTDVANAVAEGADAVMLSAETASGDYPLEAVQMMSKIIRQVENGPDYQAQLDVGRPKAEATVSDAISCAIRRISGILPVAVLVNYSESGASTLRAARERPRAPILNLTPNLVTARRLSVTWGVHSVVNDRLRQVDEVVSTALEIAQAQGMASRGDTLLITAGVPFGKPGSTNSLRIETLV; from the coding sequence ATGACGCCTGATAAAAAAGTCAAAATCCTCGCCACCCTCGGCCCTGCGATCAATGGCATCGACGATATCCGCCAGCTGGTAGAAGCCGGAGTGAACATCTTCCGCCTCAACTTCAGCCACGGCGAGCACGCCGACCACGCCCTGCGCTACCAGTGGATCCGCGAGGTCGAGCAGCAACTGAACTACCCGCTGGGCATTCTCATGGACTTGCAAGGGCCCAAGCTGCGCGTGGGCCGCTTCGCGGAAGGCAAGGTGCAGCTGCAACGCGGCCAGGCCCTGCGCCTGGACCTGGACAAGACCCCGGGCGACAGCCGCCGGGTCAACCTGCCACACCCTGAAATCATCGCAGCCCTTGAGCCCGGCATGGACCTGTTGCTGGACGACGGCAAGCTGCGGCTGCGCGTAACCGCCAAGCACAACGACGCCATCGACACTGAAGTGCTGAACGGTGGCGAGCTGTCCGATCGCAAGGGCGTCAACGTACCGCAGGCAGTACTCGACCTCTCCCCGCTTACTGAAAAGGACCGCCGCGACCTGGCCTTTGGCCTGGAACTGGGCGTGGACTGGGTGGCCCTGTCGTTCGTGCAGCGCCCTGAGGACATCGTCGAAGCACGCCAGCTGATTGGCGATCGCGCCTACTTGATGGCCAAGATCGAGAAGCCATCGGCAGTCGAACAGCTGCAAGCCATCGCCGAACTGGCAGACGCGATCATGGTGGCCCGCGGTGACCTTGGCGTGGAAGTGCCAGCCGAAAGCGTGCCGCAAATCCAGAAACGCATCATCGGCACCTGCCGTCAGCTGGGTAAACCGGTGGTGGTGGCCACGCAGATGCTCGAATCCATGCGTTTCTCGCCAGCCCCGACCCGCGCCGAAGTCACTGACGTGGCCAATGCCGTGGCCGAAGGTGCCGATGCGGTGATGCTGTCGGCCGAGACCGCCTCGGGTGATTACCCACTGGAAGCGGTGCAGATGATGAGCAAGATCATCCGCCAGGTGGAGAACGGCCCTGACTACCAGGCCCAGCTCGACGTTGGCCGGCCCAAGGCTGAAGCTACGGTGTCGGACGCCATCAGCTGCGCGATCCGCCGCATCAGCGGCATCCTGCCGGTGGCGGTGCTGGTCAACTACAGCGAGTCGGGCGCCTCGACCCTGCGCGCCGCACGCGAGCGGCCACGGGCGCCGATCCTCAACCTGACGCCGAACCTGGTCACTGCCCGCCGCCTGAGCGTGACCTGGGGCGTGCACTCGGTGGTCAATGACCGTTTGCGCCAGGTAGATGAGGTGGTCTCCACCGCACTGGAAATTGCCCAGGCGCAAGGCATGGCCAGCCGTGGTGATACGTTGCTGATCACTGCCGGTGTGCCGTTCGGCAAGCCGGGCTCGACCAACAGCCTGCGGATCGAGACCTTGGTCTGA